In Cumulibacter manganitolerans, one genomic interval encodes:
- a CDS encoding DoxX family protein: MAVFRVLVGFLFASHGVASLFGLFGGAHGGGTVPVGAWPGWYAAVIQVVCGLLVAAGLFTRPAALVASGSMAYAYIVVHQPVALHPLQNNGESSALYCWVFLLLLFTGPGAFALDRKIGQIRSPQAV; this comes from the coding sequence GTGGCTGTCTTTCGGGTCCTCGTCGGGTTCCTGTTCGCCAGCCATGGTGTTGCGTCGCTGTTCGGGCTCTTCGGCGGTGCCCACGGCGGCGGTACCGTGCCGGTCGGAGCATGGCCCGGGTGGTACGCGGCCGTCATTCAGGTCGTGTGCGGGCTACTCGTTGCCGCTGGGTTGTTCACGCGCCCGGCAGCGCTGGTCGCTTCGGGCTCGATGGCCTACGCCTACATCGTGGTCCACCAGCCCGTCGCCTTGCACCCCCTGCAGAACAACGGCGAGTCGTCGGCGTTGTACTGCTGGGTGTTCCTGCTCCTGCTGTTCACCGGGCCCGGGGCGTTCGCGCTTGATCGCAAAATTGGCCAGATCCGCAGCCCGCAGGCGGTCTAA
- a CDS encoding ImmA/IrrE family metallo-endopeptidase, whose protein sequence is MSQQTIDHTATRAALTQQAAAFMENPAGWPAAMAARALRLRAGHPAYSPNNQALILSQLWDRFAGAGMNDADAFAAATQAAAEEIAPAYVWRRRGFTPHGPALAIYSRPIPVWVDPETGKKCPNDTAGAVRKTVFKIERTYRAQDVTNEHGETAAAAYAAPELPAGEARDVFERLAAWITAQGWSVTRSPRDTAAGGSTAHAARAITINGALAGWAAVETLAHEIAHALLHGATDERPYAGDHRGDMEAEAEAVAFGLLTAYGQGDLARGSARYAAEWTRDPQRVAIAYERASHVLDAVAAVANGAKDVSVQESTKAAKAAATADNKALAAALRAAGLQPCGEAWTRAKAGEPITAIAAALNP, encoded by the coding sequence ATGAGCCAGCAGACGATCGACCACACCGCCACCCGCGCTGCACTCACGCAGCAGGCAGCCGCGTTCATGGAGAACCCGGCCGGCTGGCCCGCGGCGATGGCCGCGCGGGCCCTGCGGCTGCGCGCCGGGCACCCGGCCTACTCGCCGAACAACCAGGCACTCATCCTCAGCCAGCTGTGGGACCGGTTCGCCGGTGCGGGCATGAACGACGCTGACGCGTTCGCCGCAGCGACCCAGGCCGCCGCCGAGGAGATCGCGCCCGCGTACGTGTGGCGCAGGCGCGGATTCACCCCGCACGGGCCGGCCTTGGCGATCTACTCCCGGCCCATTCCCGTCTGGGTCGACCCGGAGACGGGCAAGAAGTGCCCGAACGACACCGCCGGCGCGGTGCGTAAGACCGTCTTCAAGATCGAACGCACCTACCGCGCGCAGGATGTCACCAACGAGCACGGCGAGACCGCGGCGGCCGCGTACGCGGCGCCCGAGCTGCCCGCGGGGGAGGCCCGCGACGTGTTCGAGCGGCTGGCCGCGTGGATCACCGCGCAGGGCTGGAGCGTCACCCGCTCGCCCCGCGACACCGCCGCGGGCGGGTCCACCGCGCACGCGGCCCGCGCGATCACCATCAACGGCGCCCTGGCCGGGTGGGCCGCGGTCGAGACCCTGGCGCACGAGATCGCGCACGCGCTGCTGCACGGAGCCACCGACGAGCGGCCCTACGCCGGCGACCACCGCGGCGACATGGAAGCCGAAGCCGAAGCGGTCGCGTTCGGGCTGCTGACCGCCTACGGGCAAGGCGACCTTGCGCGCGGGTCCGCCCGCTACGCCGCGGAATGGACCCGCGACCCGCAGCGGGTCGCGATCGCGTACGAGCGCGCCTCGCACGTCCTCGACGCGGTCGCCGCCGTCGCCAACGGAGCGAAGGACGTGAGCGTGCAGGAATCGACGAAAGCAGCCAAGGCCGCCGCCACTGCTGATAACAAGGCCCTCGCTGCCGCGCTGCGGGCCGCCGGGCTGCAGCCGTGCGGCGAAGCGTGGACGCGGGCCAAGGCAGGCGAGCCCATCACCGCCATCGCGGCCGCGCTGAATCCGTGA
- a CDS encoding response regulator yields the protein MSSTDTTRGSGETMRKPTALVVDDATFIREAFPVLMPQLDVRGAFPTAEALLVSRRRADVVVLELQEAQKCPVELRAGMAALRTLTRAGYAVCVYTQEQRPFVHAACLASGAVGVVSKSAPSPLAQDAFVDVANGGTEFPPELLARIQQLSERGGLGLLSPRKRQIFAARARGMSITAIAATLLDEPEALAVEEWHITGRLVREFLSYASLAMISRQLGLDPEDFADIWPIPFTDTIDEPHYGTLDTPAAVDPHA from the coding sequence GTGAGCAGCACGGACACGACGCGCGGCTCTGGAGAGACGATGCGCAAACCCACCGCGCTTGTCGTGGACGACGCTACTTTCATTCGGGAAGCCTTTCCCGTCCTCATGCCGCAGCTGGACGTACGCGGCGCCTTCCCGACCGCTGAGGCCCTGCTGGTCTCGCGTCGGCGCGCCGACGTCGTTGTGCTGGAGCTGCAAGAAGCCCAGAAATGCCCCGTGGAGCTGCGGGCAGGCATGGCCGCGTTGCGGACCTTGACGCGGGCCGGGTACGCCGTCTGCGTCTACACGCAAGAGCAGCGGCCGTTCGTGCACGCCGCTTGCCTGGCCTCCGGAGCCGTCGGCGTCGTCTCGAAGTCCGCTCCCTCCCCTCTCGCCCAGGACGCGTTTGTCGACGTCGCCAACGGGGGCACCGAGTTCCCGCCAGAGCTACTCGCCCGGATTCAGCAGCTCAGTGAGCGCGGAGGGCTCGGACTGCTCTCACCGCGCAAGCGGCAGATCTTCGCCGCCCGCGCGCGTGGAATGTCGATCACCGCGATCGCTGCGACGTTGCTCGATGAGCCCGAGGCGCTGGCCGTTGAGGAATGGCACATCACCGGACGGTTGGTCCGCGAGTTCCTCTCCTACGCCTCCCTGGCAATGATCAGCCGCCAGCTCGGCCTCGATCCTGAGGACTTCGCTGACATCTGGCCCATCCCGTTCACCGACACCATCGACGAGCCGCACTACGGCACCCTGGACACGCCCGCGGCGGTCGACCCGCACGCCTAA